AGGCGTCAACTCGGGAAAAGAGGATAGCAGGATCGAACGGAGCTTTTCAATCCGCAGATCATCACGCGTCGTGGGCGGCACTCACAAATCCTGTTCGTTGGTCGGGGTGAAAGACAATACTATCAAGATCTTTATGATAGCGGGCAATGTACCGTTTTTGAACCTCTTGCAAAGAAATCGGCAGCCGTTCAATCCCCTCTTCGCCGGACCTGTCCTTTCTTGTTTCCAACCAAACCAGGGTAGTCAGGTCCGCTCGATCGATGTAGAGAATGCCGTTCAGATGGTCGATTTCATGCTGCAGCACGCGGGCGAAATGATCCTTGGCCTTGATGTGGATGGGTTGCCCATCCGGATCCACGGCCCGAACTTCAATCTTCAGAGCGCGCGGAACCTCCGCCTGCAATTGAGGCAAGCTGAGACAGCCCTCCACCTCCACCACTCTTTTCTCGCTTTGGGCAATGATCTGAGGATTGATCAGCACATACAGATCATTTTTATCAAGATCCCGTGCCACCAACACTTGTTTGTCCACGTTCACCTGAGTGGCAGCCAGCCCGACGCCATCCTCCGCATACATCGTCTGGATCAGATCCGCGATAAACGTCGGCGTCACCTCGCCCGCTTGGCAATGCTTCGCTCGTTTGCGCAAAGTGGGATGGCCGTATTTGATAACCGGCAACAGCGCCATTGTAGGATTCCCTTCAGTAGATGCTTTTGTTTTCTTTGGGTGTGACCGAAACCGCCATGGCGGTAAAATCGTCTTGCAGCCGGACATCTTTAGTAAAGGATTTGATTGTACGAAAAGCATTTCGTAATATGCCTCGTACCGGCAATCGGCGCCATTCGCGTAAATTCGCCAATAGGCGCTCTTCACCGAAAAACTCCCCCTGTGGGTCCATGGCCTCGGTGATTCCATCGGTATAGAGAAAGATGAGATCGCCGGGCTGAAGCTGAATGCGTCCCAGTTCATAGGGCGCATTGTGGACGAATCCCAGCACGGTTCCGCCGGCTTCCAGCGGCTCCCAGCGGCCATCCGCATGCAGCAGAATCGGATGACAGTGCCCGGCATTGCAGTAAAAAAGTTCGTCGGTTTCAGTGGACAGCACTCCATAGAAAAACGTAAT
The sequence above is a segment of the bacterium genome. Coding sequences within it:
- the def gene encoding peptide deformylase yields the protein MALLPVIKYGHPTLRKRAKHCQAGEVTPTFIADLIQTMYAEDGVGLAATQVNVDKQVLVARDLDKNDLYVLINPQIIAQSEKRVVEVEGCLSLPQLQAEVPRALKIEVRAVDPDGQPIHIKAKDHFARVLQHEIDHLNGILYIDRADLTTLVWLETRKDRSGEEGIERLPISLQEVQKRYIARYHKDLDSIVFHPDQRTGFVSAAHDA
- a CDS encoding PP2C family protein-serine/threonine phosphatase encodes the protein NIARQLQRILLPRRWPVVDGYDFAALNIPSRAVGGDLYDCISLSSHRIGLTIGDVAGKGIPGALLMATLYSTYRSMVRLPVPVNEMIFELNNVLKDRISNQSYITFFYGVLSTETDELFYCNAGHCHPILLHADGRWEPLEAGGTVLGFVHNAPYELGRIQLQPGDLIFLYTDGITEAMDPQGEFFGEERLLANLREWRRLPVRGILRNAFRTIKSFTKDVRLQDDFTAMAVSVTPKENKSIY